A single genomic interval of Nerophis lumbriciformis linkage group LG17, RoL_Nlum_v2.1, whole genome shotgun sequence harbors:
- the LOC133614898 gene encoding uncharacterized protein: protein MEEDDDEELAALCAPPALSITEEILEFINQSRAREELVSKEQVLDQVPENQPTTRERNFTCPLPPVACSPEQMFTMQPHQEDDTSVVKQLTGSENGLERESATTVYEEEEQEVAPEAEVESEIDLKAMTEQSQHGNTVPTPMPSSPAQLYSSVPTVEDSKASDHSQQEETVDCCTNSEEYHQPTKSHKAKRASALSNRDKRIIEKIRSYYEAAAELEEDESGEEAREGEGELSSRRNSFSQIPMGLVKKSVSQFDLSGRQQGDEKQTTEPTQTETGREVAPSTSLQPLDNTEDQEALADTPLIVMDVKDEEKNLANKLPTSIQLEENETQNESITVKPAETGKEIEEDNGIICKEQSDEELNEGEESSKDESLQQEDVGLNTENSEISVRVPLEHIAMTESEYNLKEPIEPPGSLKESSRPLSETPSCEKSASTSTRTKTSKNLEELPSQILVGRGSRPSKVVTTNRALFEGKLSDITGIGLFEANPVADPSLMENSERILSKVQTLARMYSAKASTMKVPLHQKRAIFVRNKIGDLTELSGVSTQTKSQAPWDFHNKCKTQMNKQPKFDQISPRPTDAEPKNKSDTKTEAQRLLQTKVQSDIITYQTSPSDHQTGNNSQVLAGVQNYTKPNSNKQNHIVTQEEKRSVEENISTQAQNKSNEVQEKVVPNDQLVFLKDQQNTTNEFILYRPRDFISALNKDQDQRMERRHSETSITPDKMPPISPRISSSSVNQATSNTVRSEPSGRTNVYTEDCQSVYSIGHDHSSLSAHLADGSISKDAAAQYEYKQDLPAQKENHVPAFQIPPKYSESTTQPSQDIHNVGTESEYFVCTGRRDGESSPPELSSTSQCHTLVSQEPKQPAGDPPKDSVNMLEGGFGVLSVSGPSSKQHLKAISKTQCDLKNSSHTFTSSPELNISRPAFLRHPGGPRGPSPVPLLESNASRPQPPTMLFDYGEVLFPDLTWKPDYKCPGSRMSTPATQCCSPSQALSDVCETSKPTKATPDQDTYVIRPSLKLTSPSPLSPTSFPARAPTCSSPFRAIPLSSPTLCNESFVPSYTVSQTPTSFPALQSSGKSFSKRTTPASSLTPSSAFSGRSSSMEAGPSSSSTISSSLHSPPCSSPVLSSSTFTRSLAASCISQSISQSLAKKTSVRQQVQTSSTRNPSSSPSSHLPRCSPSPRLPPSREGCTTPAYSHLGCTIDENQHPRYLPSSLRSTCRSPSSAPSPIHSLAKSASSFPHSRQGHQTSLSPTYAPFHQSLNHQMDASQNVNNSLPAFNTTHFNNTSAIYDLSNRHWSASPQKMQLGNGSTSNTAAQQTNDNLSFGSHNRVARPFSASEPNSRVQSPSQCVSPASFNGLCSPPPPHNYSSHMANRPPHPRGSRMGGASYHNPLGLTLEIPEISTASQTSPQFSPQILSPPPIGVSVWTRDVAVPQPRNPRITSPSLSFSCSGQQSPANAYFPTSHSPSAPLHNLTRAASPPGPFAFPKKPHTLQRSLSNLSDRSTSPTQSRHGGLRSHRSLGFTGNYQDSFDQQSGLTSPRSARSSYDSSPSGFSPREELQSPVSPRRFIPSGGNLGRQHFTSEPWLDGQMLCNKYIGSSSCTSSRTSFSQSLDCSLAVPVSQDPEVEEGNCRSQLIYAYVGGPPQDPNFYVSSPPAAHHQSQLKAPHQVPVANVGASLQPIASSPTKVSSLKTSYATTVNLQIAGSGRITSFSTAHVSVSQPSQVGSGSGELQIGRRVSINGLSHTSSPLPQNCSQQL from the exons ATGGAGGAAGATGACGACGAGGAGTTAGCCGCCCTCTGTGCTCCTCCTGCTTTGTCCATCACAGAGGAGATCCTGGAGTTCATCAACCAGAGCCGAGCGAGGGAGGAACTGGTCTCAAAG GAGCAGGTTCTGGACCAGGTTCCTGAGAACCAACCTACAACTCGTGAGAGGAATTTCACCTGCCCGTTGCCTCCAGTGGCCTGCAGCCCAGAGCAGATGTTCACAATGCAACCCCATCAGGAGGACGACACAAGCGTTGTAAAGCAGCTTACTGGCTCTGAAAATGGACTTGAAAGAGAAAGTGCTACCACGGTCTATGAAGAAGAGGAACAAGAAGTGGCTCCAGAGGCCGAGGTGGAAAGCGAGATAGATCTTAAGGCAATGACAGAACAAAGCCAACACGGGAACACAGTCCCTACACCAATGCCTTCTTCCCCGGCACAGTTGTATTCTTCCGTACCAACCGTGGAGGACAGCAAGGCAAGCGATCACTCCCAGCAGGAGGAGACCGTCGACTGCTGCACAAACTCAGAAGAGTATCATCAGCCCACAAAAAGCCATAAAGCAAAAAGAGCCTCTGCTCTTTCCAACCGTGACAAGAGGATCATTGAGAAAATCAGGAGCTACTACGAGGCCGCTGCTGAGTTGGAGGAGGATGAATCAGGTGAAGAAGCCAGAGAAGGAGAAGGCGAGTTGTCTTCCAGGAGGAACAGTTTCTCGCAGATCCCCATGGGGCTAGTGAAAAAATCAGTGTCACAGTTTGATCTTAGTGGTCGCCAACAAGGGGACGAGAAGCAGACAACTGAACCAACCCAAACAGAAACTGGCCGTGAAGTAGCGCCTTCTACCTCTCTCCAACCTCTAGACAATACTGAGGATCAGGAGGCACTCGCTGATACACCCTTAATCGTCATGGATgtgaaagatgaagaaaaaaacctTGCTAACAAGTTACCAACTTCCATCCAGTTGGAAGAAAACGAGACTCAAAATGAGTCGATCACCGTCAAGCCTGCTGAAACTGGGAAAGAGATTGAGGAGGATAATGGAATCATCTGCAAAGAACAGTCAGATGAAGAACTAAATGAGGGAGAAGAGAGCAGTAAAGATGAAAGTTTACAGCAAGAAGATGTAGGTCTAAACACAGAGAACAGTGAAATAAGTGTGAGGGTGCCTTTGGAGCACATAGCTATGACTGAGTCCGAATATAACCTAAAAGAACCTATTGAACCACCGGGAAGTTTGAAAGAATCCTCTAGACCTCTTTCAGAAACCCCATCATGTGAAAAATCTGCATCCACTTCGACTAGAACCAAGACAAGTAAAAACCTTGAAGAACTTCCCAGTCAAATTCTAGTTGGACGAGGTTCCCGGCCGTCCAAGGTAGTCACCACGAACCGGGCCTTGTTTGAGGGCAAGTTATCAGACATCACAGGAATTGGGTTATTTGAGGCTAACCCTGTAGCAGACCCCTCGCTGATGGAGAACTCTGAGCGTATCCTCAGCAAAGTCCAAACATTGGCCCGCATGTACAGTGCCAAAGCCAGCACCATGAAGGTTCCATTGCATCAAAAACGGGCCATTTTTGTTCGGAACAAAATTGGAgatttgactgaactatctggtgTTTCGACTCAGACCAAAAGCCAAGCTCCGTGGGATTTTCACAATAAATGTAAAACGCAAATGAATAAACAGCCAAAGTTTGACCAAATAAGTCCTAGACCGACTGATGCTGAGCCCAAAAACAAATCGGACACCAAAACCGAAGCACAAAGACTCTTACAGACCAAAGTTCAGAGTGATATCATCACATATCAGACATCACCATCCGATCATCAGACTGGGAACAATTCACAAGTCCTTGCTGGAGTACAGAATTACACCAAACCTAACAGCAACAAGCAGAACCATAtcgtgacacaggaggaaaaaagGAGTGTGGAGGAGAATATTAGCACACAAGCACAGAACAAAAGTAATG AGGTCCAGGAGAAGGTGGTGCCCAATGACCAACTTGTGTTTCTCAAAGaccagcaaaacacaacaaatgaATTCATCCTGTACCGGCCCAGGGATTTCATCTCAGCTCTGAACAAAGACCAAGACCAACGTATGGAGCGTAGACATTCTGAGACATCGATCACACCAGACAAAATGCCACCTATTTCCCCAAGAATTTCTTCATCCAGTGTCAACCAGGCCACCAGTAACACCGTCAG GTCAGAGCCGAGCGGAAGAACCAATGTTTACACAGAAGACTGTCAATCTGTTTACAGCATTGGTCATGACCACTCTAGTCTGTCTGCTCACTTAGCAGATGGAAGTATATCCAAAGACGCAGCTGCTCAGTATGAGTATAAACAGGATTTACCAGCTCAGAAAGAAAACCATGTTCCAGCATTCCAGATCCCTCCAAAGTATAGTGAGAGCACAACGCAACCAAGCCAAGACATACACAATGTTGGCACAGAGTCCGAGTACTTTGTCTGCACTGGACGCAGGGACGGAGAGTCAAGCCCACCAGAGTTATCATCAACATCTCAATGCCACACTTTAGTTTCGCAAGAGCCCAAACAGCCTGCAGGGGATCCTCCTAAAGATTCTGTAAACATGCTAGAAGGAGGATTTGGAGTTCTCTCTGTCTCTGGGCCCTCAAGCAAACAACATCTCAAAGCGATTAGTAAGACCCAGTGTGATTTAAAGAATTCATCACATACATTTACATCTTCCCCAGAGCTCAACATTTCTAGACCAGCATTCCTGAGACATCCAGGGGGACCCAGGGGTCCAAGTCCAGTGCCGTTACTGGAATCAAATGCTTCCCGACCACAACCTCCAACAATGCTGTTTGATTATGGTGAAGTTCTCTTCCCAGACTTGACCTGGAAACCAGACTACAAGTGTCCAGGATCGCGCATGTCAACTCCCGCCACACAATGCTGCTCTCCTTCCCAGGCCTTATCAGATGTGTGTGAGACATCAAAACCAACCAAAGCCACACCAGACCAGGACACATATGTCATCAGGCCAAGCCTCAAACTCACATCACCTTCTCCCCTCTCACCAACCTCCTTCCCTGCCAGAGCACCGACTTGTTCCTCACCTTTCAGGGCTATTCCATTATCTTCTCCCACCCTGTGTAACGAAAGCTTTGTTCCTTCGTATACTGTTTCACAAACTCCCACCTCTTTCCCTGCCCTTCAATCTTCTGGAAAGAGCTTTTCCAAGCGAACTACTCCTGCCTCCTCTCTGACACCGTCCTCTGCTTTCAGTGGGAGATCTTCTTCCATGGAAGCAGGACCTTCTTCCTCCTCTACAATCTCCTCCTCCCTCCACTCTCCGCCTTGCTCCTCTCCCGTTTTGTCTTCCTCCACATTCACAAGATCTTTAGCTGCCTCCTGTATCAGTCAGTCCATTAGTCAAAGTTTGGCAAAAAAAACCAGTGTCAGACAGCAAGTCCAAACTTCAAGCACACGAAATCCCTCCTCCTCACCATCTTCTCACCTACCACGGTGCTCCCCATCGCCTCGGCTCCCTCCTAGCCGGGAAGGTTGCACCACACCAGCGTATTCCCATTTGGGGTGCACGATAGATGAGAATCAACATCCACGCTATCTTCCATCTTCTCTGCGCTCCACCTGTCGTTCTCCATCATCTGCTCCCTCACCTATTCACTCTCTCGCTAAAAGCGCTTCTTCTTTTCCACATAGTAGACAGGGTCATCAGACATCTTTGTCACCCACCTATGCTCCATTTCATCAGTCCCTCAACCACCAAATGGACGCATCACAGAATGTCAACAACAGCTTGCCTGCTTTCAATACGACACACTTCAACAATACAAGCGCTATTTATGATCTTAGCAACCGGCATTGGTCAGCCAGTCCACAGAAGATGCAGTTAGGTAATGGCAGCACCAGTAACACCGCTGCGCAACAAACCAATGATAATTTGTCGTTTGGGTCGCACAACCGCGTAGCACGTCCTTTTTCTGCATCCGAGCCAAACTCAAGGGTCCAATCTCCATCCCAATGTGTGAGCCCTGCTTCGTTTAATGGCCTCTGCTCCCCTCCTCCTCCACACAATTACTCCTCCCACATGGCAAACAGGCCTCCCCATCCCAGAGGTTCACGGATGGGAGGTGCGAGTTATCATAATCCATTAGGTCTAACTTTGGAGATTCCTGAGATCTCCACAGCAAGTCAGACTTCCCCACAATTCAGCCCTCAAATCCTCTCCCCGCCTCCTATCGGTGTGTCGGTTTGGACTCGTGATGTCGCAGTGCCCCAACCCCGAAATCCACGAATCACCTCACCTTCTCTGTCCTTTTCCTGTTCAGGCCAACAAAGCCCGGCAAATGCCTACTTCCCCACTTCCCATTCTCCTTCTGCCCCTCTGCACAATTTAACAAGAGCTGCATCACCCCCTGGCCCCTTTGCATTCCCCAAAAAGCCCCATACCCTACAAAGGTCTCTCTCCAATCTGTCAGACAGATCCACTAGCCCAACGCAGAGTAGACATGGCGGACTGCGAAGTCATAGGTCTCTCGGCTTTACCGGTAATTACCAAGATTCTTTCGACCAGCAGTCTGGTCTAACCAGTCCAAGGAGTGCACggtcatcctatgacagttcaccATCTGGCTTCAGCCCTCGAGAAGAACTTCAGTCTCCAGTTTCACCCAGAAGGTTTATCCCCTCAGGGGGAAACCTTGGTAGGCAGCATTTCACCAGTGAACCTTGGCTGGATGGACAGATGCTTTGTAACAAGTATATTGGAAGTAGTTCCTGCACTTCTTCTCGAACCTCATTTTCTCAGTCCCTCGACTGCTCTTTGGCTGTACCAGTCAGTCAAGATCCAGAGGTGGAAGAGGGGAATTGTCGGAGCCAGCTGATTTATGCCTATGTCGGTGGACCTCCGCAAGACCCAAACTTCTACGTTTCCTCACCTCCAGCTGCCCACCACCAATCCCAACTCAAAGCACCTCATCAGGTCCCAGTAGCCAACGTAGGCGCTTCTTTACAGCCAATAGCTTCATCTCCGACCAAAGTGTCCAGCCTGAAGACGAGCTACGCCACAACAGTCAACCTCCAGATTGCAGGGAGTGGTCGAATAACATCCTTCAGCACCGCCCACGTGAGTGTGAGCCAACCCTCGCAGGTTGGATCAGGATCTGGAGAACTTCAGATAGGAAGACGAGTCAGCattaatggactgtcacacacgtctTCTCCTCTTCCTCAGAACTGTAGCCAGCAATTATGA